One stretch of Halapricum desulfuricans DNA includes these proteins:
- a CDS encoding class I SAM-dependent methyltransferase, translated as MSTGDVALFDRFARYYDLFVPGAKATNLSRGLEAATRPVERLVDVGGGTGRAARALGVDQRVVLDASRGMLSQTTLPSVQGDAGRLPLATDAVDAITVVDALHHIHGWDAVFEEAFRVLAPGGVLVISDFDPATVPGRLLVAGERLVGFESCFESPDRLRERLEAVGFETRLIDGGFGYTVAAAVPKREGT; from the coding sequence ATGTCAACCGGCGACGTCGCTCTCTTCGACCGTTTCGCGCGCTACTACGATCTGTTCGTGCCCGGCGCGAAGGCGACCAATCTCTCTCGCGGACTTGAGGCGGCGACCCGACCGGTCGAACGACTGGTCGACGTCGGCGGTGGGACCGGCCGGGCAGCGCGGGCGCTCGGCGTCGATCAGCGGGTCGTCCTCGACGCCTCACGGGGAATGCTCTCTCAGACGACGCTCCCGAGCGTTCAGGGCGACGCCGGCCGACTGCCGCTCGCGACCGACGCCGTCGACGCGATCACCGTCGTCGACGCGCTGCATCACATCCACGGCTGGGACGCCGTCTTCGAGGAGGCGTTTCGCGTGCTCGCTCCGGGCGGCGTGCTCGTGATCAGCGACTTCGACCCTGCGACCGTCCCCGGACGGCTGCTGGTGGCCGGTGAGCGACTTGTCGGATTCGAATCCTGTTTTGAGTCACCGGACCGACTCCGCGAGCGTCTCGAGGCGGTCGGTTTCGAGACCCGACTGATCGACGGCGGGTTCGGATACACGGTCGCCGCAGCCGTCCCGAAACGCGAAGGCACATAG
- a CDS encoding anthranilate synthase component II — MSGLSVLVIDNYDSFAYNLVQYVGEIVSGKTLSEAKDLEASDRGSDEDDRRESSRASGPSDNANGEVIVRRNDETDVEGIRDLDPDAIVVSPGPGTPAEAGVSTAIFEQLSIPTLGVCLGHQALCAANGGSVGYAPDVVHGKPSTITHDGAGVFARLPETFEVGRYHSLAVERADLPDGLIETARTDDERSLVMAVRHESRPHVGVQFHPESVLTEHGKRLLASFFREYC; from the coding sequence ATGAGCGGGCTGTCGGTGCTGGTGATCGACAACTACGATTCGTTCGCGTACAATCTTGTGCAGTACGTCGGAGAAATCGTTAGTGGCAAGACACTGAGCGAAGCGAAAGACCTCGAAGCAAGTGATCGAGGCAGTGACGAGGACGACCGCAGGGAGTCCTCGAGAGCAAGCGGGCCGTCGGACAACGCGAACGGTGAGGTGATCGTCCGCCGCAACGACGAGACCGACGTCGAGGGGATCCGCGACCTCGATCCGGACGCGATCGTCGTCTCACCGGGACCGGGGACGCCGGCGGAGGCGGGCGTCTCGACGGCGATCTTCGAGCAGTTGTCGATCCCGACGCTGGGGGTGTGTCTGGGACATCAGGCGCTGTGTGCGGCCAACGGCGGGTCGGTCGGCTACGCGCCGGACGTTGTCCACGGCAAGCCGTCGACGATCACTCACGACGGGGCGGGGGTCTTCGCGCGACTGCCGGAGACGTTCGAGGTCGGCCGCTATCACTCGCTGGCAGTCGAGCGGGCCGACTTGCCCGACGGGCTGATCGAGACGGCCCGGACCGACGACGAACGGTCGCTCGTCATGGCGGTTCGACACGAGTCACGGCCGCACGTCGGCGTGCAGTTCCATCCAGAGAGCGTCCTGACCGAGCACGGGAAACGGTTGCTGGCGTCGTTCTTCCGGGAATACTGCTGA
- a CDS encoding DUF2238 domain-containing protein, with protein MELSLVGLFFIGLERGSVGIIINTGVALLVTRIPSILERDYQLAMDPKITLWITSAAFLHALGTVGVPGLGWKPYSAIPWWDHATHALSASVVAAAGYATVRAIDEHSERVHLPSKFVAAIILLFVLAFGVLWELLEFALGVAADQLGTSSVLTQYGVYDTLWDLVYNSAGAVLVALWGGLYLSDLSDAIGERFLSSD; from the coding sequence ATGGAGCTGTCGCTGGTCGGACTGTTCTTCATCGGGCTCGAACGCGGCAGCGTCGGGATCATCATCAACACCGGCGTGGCGCTGCTCGTGACGCGCATCCCGTCGATCCTCGAGCGCGACTACCAGCTCGCGATGGATCCGAAGATCACGCTGTGGATCACCAGCGCCGCGTTCCTCCATGCGCTCGGTACGGTCGGTGTCCCGGGGCTGGGGTGGAAGCCCTACTCCGCGATCCCCTGGTGGGATCACGCGACGCACGCGCTGTCAGCGTCGGTCGTGGCCGCCGCCGGGTACGCGACGGTCCGGGCGATCGACGAACACTCCGAAAGGGTGCATCTCCCCTCGAAGTTCGTCGCCGCGATCATCCTGCTTTTCGTCCTCGCGTTCGGCGTCCTCTGGGAACTGCTGGAGTTCGCACTCGGCGTCGCGGCGGACCAACTGGGCACCTCGTCGGTGCTCACCCAGTACGGCGTCTACGACACGCTGTGGGACCTCGTCTACAACTCCGCCGGCGCGGTTCTGGTCGCGCTGTGGGGCGGCCTCTATCTCTCTGATCTCTCCGACGCGATCGGCGAACGGTTCCTGTCGTCCGACTAG
- a CDS encoding DUF7331 family protein, with protein MSGNATDNTAGPATDDNQPQRYAELTLDDDEFVIYDRENHEAWIQSTVAVAIEEYR; from the coding sequence ATGAGCGGCAATGCCACGGACAACACGGCCGGGCCAGCGACGGACGACAACCAGCCACAGCGATACGCCGAGTTGACACTCGATGACGACGAGTTCGTCATCTACGATCGGGAGAACCACGAGGCCTGGATCCAGTCGACCGTAGCCGTGGCGATCGAAGAGTACCGGTAG
- a CDS encoding DUF3054 domain-containing protein has product MQVVDAIGRRVDRTRLSALVALGDVALLALFVAVGEVSHGTPPWEFPVRAVEAFVPFLLGWGIAAFVGGLYTSDAWEFPLRAVSWTTPGWLTAVLIAMAVRSLPFVRGGVQLSFVAVSVAVGLVLLVPWRTTVALRYGK; this is encoded by the coding sequence ATGCAGGTGGTCGATGCGATCGGTCGCCGGGTCGATCGGACGCGACTGTCCGCGCTGGTCGCTCTCGGTGACGTCGCCTTGCTCGCACTGTTCGTCGCTGTCGGCGAGGTCTCTCACGGTACCCCTCCCTGGGAGTTTCCGGTCCGGGCCGTCGAAGCGTTCGTCCCGTTTCTACTCGGGTGGGGGATCGCGGCGTTCGTCGGCGGGCTGTACACGAGCGACGCCTGGGAGTTCCCGCTCCGTGCCGTCTCCTGGACGACGCCCGGCTGGCTGACGGCCGTCCTGATCGCGATGGCGGTCCGGTCGCTGCCGTTCGTTCGCGGAGGCGTCCAGCTCTCCTTCGTCGCCGTTTCAGTGGCTGTCGGGCTCGTCTTGCTCGTTCCCTGGCGAACGACGGTCGCACTGCGATACGGCAAGTAG